In Pseudomonadota bacterium, the DNA window GTCCATGCCATTGTGGCCCGGAAGCTCTCCTCCCTGACCTTTATGGCCGAGAACCTCCATCCGCTTGAGGCTTCGGTGACCCTGGCGATGGTCGCAGCCCTGACCGATACCGCTGGGGATGTGGATACCTGGAAAAGATCTTTGGCCTTGCTGCCCCTGCCAGCCAGACTGGCCATCCTGGATTTTGCAGGATCCCTGGCTGGCAGGATCCGGGCTTCCCGCCTGGCTTCAGAAGCCATCCTCCAGACATCTGTCATGCAGCCTGAAGTCATGTCGGAGATGGAACCGGAAATTTCACGGCTGCACGCCATGATCGCAGCCGTGACTGATGCACCTGAAGACGTGGAACGCTGGGGTCAATCCCTAGCCCTCCTGGCCCCGGAAGATGTGGCAGCCTCCCTGGTCATGGCCATCAGGCACGCTGACGAACACACGACCGGACATTTTTCCCCTGGAATCAGCCTGACCCTGAAAGGCTTTCTGCAGCATATGACCACGGAAAAGGATCTGGGTCTGCTGTATACAATGCTGTATGCTGTGGACAGCGCAGGAAAAGGACATCTGGTGGCCCGGAAAGACAGCCCTGTCAGAAAAACAGCCGAGAAATATATGCATCTTGCAGAACAGAGAGGTGATCCGGGGGAACGACTTTCCTTTCCCTGCGCGTTCTCCCTGGGCGCCAGAGCTCCTGAAATGCAGGTTTTCATGGCCAATGCCTGGGCCCGGGCCATGACAGATTTTCACAGTCCGGAACAAATTGTGGCGCTTCTTTCTGCCTCGGCGGGTGAATTTCCGCAGGGCCACCCCCTGAAACGGTCAGCACTGAAAATATGGGGCGATGCACAGAACGCTCTGGATCAGGAAAAGCTTGGACCATGGGAAAGAAACCTGAGGGCAAAAATCCGGAACCGGGCAACCGCCTGGTCTCTTCCGGATCCGGAAAAGCCCCGGGAAAAATCAGCCCCTGTGCCCGGATAAGACCCGGGCTGATTATTTTCAGCGTTTCAGTGTAATCTGCCGGCAGGTTCCCCGATCCGGCAACCAGAACGGAGATTTTCTCATGGATACAACATCGGCTCGTCTGCCGCAGATAGTTTCAGACAACACAGACGGCCGGCCCATGCCGAAAGCCCTGATCTTCGCTTCCACGCTCGCAGCCGGGATTCTCCGGATCCATGGGGGAAGAAATGCCCTGTCCCGATCAGAGATCCATTATGTTTCTGTCGCCGCACAAACGTTGTCCTCTTTCCTGGATGGATATACCCCGAAAAACAAGAAGGACAAGGACAGGGCTGATATATGCGACCACCGGGCCTTGGCGGCGGCCCTGACAGATGGACAGGCAGAGGTTGATGCCTGGGGAGTTTCCCTGCAGCCCCTGCCTTGGGAAAACAGGGTGGATTGCCTGGTCCGGGCCGGTACTCTGGCGGATGAAACCGGAGCAAGCCACTTGCGCAATGCAGCCCTGCGAGCGCTTGGGGGACATCTGCCCCTGGACCAGCGTCTTGCATGTCTGTCTGAATGTCTTCGCAAGGCTGACAAGGCCGGCACAAGAGATCTGGCCACCCGGAAAAACGACTTTCTTGCAGAGGTGGCGCAGGAATTCCTGCGCCTTGCAGGATCGCACAGGGAATCTGTCGAACAGCTTGCAGCGGACCTGAAAAATCCTGCCCTGAAAACCTTGCTCCTGGCTGGCACGCCGGGGAACAACGACGGCACTCCAGTGGTGCCAACCCCAAAGGCGTAATGGCAACGGGGCTGGTCCCTGCACCGGATCTCCGGTACTATGGGGGTCATGACACAGTCTTCTGATCCCGCCTCCGGCAGTGATGAATCCCGCTGGTTCGGATTCCGGCCCGTGGAGCCGGACCGCAAGGCATCCCTGGTCCGCCAGGTCTTTGACAGCGTGGCGCCGCGCTATGACCTGATGAATGACCTGATGTCCATGGGCGTGCACCGCCTGTGGAAAGCCGCCCTGATCCGCCAGATGGATCCCCGGCCCGGCCAGGTTCTGGTGGACGTGGCCGGCGGCACGGGCGACGTGGCTTTCGCCTTTCTGGAGCGCTCCAACCGGAACCTGTCGCCCGGGCAGACTCCCGCCCGCGCTGTTGTCTGCGACATCAACACCAGCATGATGGCCGTAGGCCGCGACAAAGCCATCGACCGGGGGCGACTGGAGAACCTGGACTGGCTGACAGGAGACGCGGAAAAACTGCCCCTGCCGGACAGTTGCGCTGATGTGTACACCATTTCCTTCGGCCTGCGGAACGTAACCCGCATGGATGCCGCCCTGGCCGAGGCGAGGCGGGTCCTGCGCCCAGGCGGGCGGTTTTTCTGTCTGGAGTTCAGCAAGGTGGTTCTGCCGGTGCTGGACAGGCTGTACGACCTGTATTCCTTCCAGGTTCTGCCCCGTCTGGGCCAGCTGGTGGCCGGAGACCGGGAGTCGTACGCCTACCTGGTGGAAAGCATCCGCCGCTTCCCGGACCAGGACACGCTGGCCCGGCGTATGGAACAGGCAGGGCTGCAGCATGTACGCTGGCGCAACCTGTCCGGCGGGATCGCCGCCGTCCATTCCGGGTGGCGCATATAGCCATGTTCCGTTTTATCCGTCACACTGCAGGGCTTCTGTCAGTCATCCGGATCCTGGCCCGGCACGACGCCCTGTTCCCGGACGCCCTGGCCGGCACATCGCCGGTCCTGGGCCGGGTGGCCAGCCTGATCTCCCGCCGCGACAGCACCCGCCAGCCGGGCCAGCGCCTGGCCGCTGCCCTGCAACAGCTGGGTCCCAGTTTCGTCAAACTGGGCCAGACCCTGTCCACGCGCCCCGATATCCTGGGCCAGGCCATTGCGCTGGACCTGGCCGAACTCCAGGACCGCCTGCCTCCCTTCCCGGCCAGCCAGGCTGTGGCCACCATCGAGCAGGAACTGGGCCAGCCGGTAGCCTCCCTGTTTACAGCTTTTGATCCTGTGC includes these proteins:
- a CDS encoding class I SAM-dependent methyltransferase, with amino-acid sequence MTQSSDPASGSDESRWFGFRPVEPDRKASLVRQVFDSVAPRYDLMNDLMSMGVHRLWKAALIRQMDPRPGQVLVDVAGGTGDVAFAFLERSNRNLSPGQTPARAVVCDINTSMMAVGRDKAIDRGRLENLDWLTGDAEKLPLPDSCADVYTISFGLRNVTRMDAALAEARRVLRPGGRFFCLEFSKVVLPVLDRLYDLYSFQVLPRLGQLVAGDRESYAYLVESIRRFPDQDTLARRMEQAGLQHVRWRNLSGGIAAVHSGWRI